From one Gossypium hirsutum isolate 1008001.06 chromosome D08, Gossypium_hirsutum_v2.1, whole genome shotgun sequence genomic stretch:
- the LOC107900920 gene encoding probable methyltransferase At1g29790: protein MILLVLDNMAKVNSLVKMGTWKSVNRTIFILGICALLVSVATLSGSYSFRSLLVTNSFCDYVNPLNEGEARMNFEVVIRKIRQEMDELKNGTLKESSSSEILLRHSAFLADILGLIESMQALGPDVENSTVDHPLVRLNHQSDEPADYFLIEEIRKYVRVKPNRLGKQNFMGANGTFTSIGHACFAMKEELEEYMDYDVGEICNDDWKLAQKLMVHGCDPLPRRRCLARAPRLYTQPFPINESIWKLPDDRNVRWSGYRCKNFTCLANNGTRKGFFKCADCFNLTHHEMPRWIQPTDLDPETNITADFLIPEVLKIKPGEVRIGLDFSVGTGTFAARMREFNVTIVSATINLGAPFNEMIALRGLVPLYLSINQRLPFFDNTLDLIHTTRFLDGWIDFVLLDFVLFDWDRVLRPGGLLWIDSFFCLKEDLEDYMEAFKVLRYRKHKWVVVPKRDKDDDREVFFSAVLEKPPRPF, encoded by the coding sequence ATGATACTTCTCGTTCTCGATAATATGGCTAAAGTAAATAGTCTAGTGAAGATGGGGACATGGAAAAGTGTAAATAGGACAATCTTTATATTGGGTATTTGTGCTCTTCTGGTTTCAGTGGCTACCTTGTCTGGGTCTTATTCTTTTAGATCTCTCCTTGTTACTAATTCCTTCTGCGACTATGTGAACCCTTTGAATGAAGGCGAAGCGAGGATGAATTTTGAGGTTGTTATTCGGAAAATCCGACAAGAAATGGATGAGTTGAAGAACGGCACGTTGAAAGAGTCGTCGTCATCGGAAATCTTGCTTAGACATAGTGCTTTTCTTGCTGATATCCTTGGTCTAATCGAGTCGATGCAGGCATTGGGTCCCGACGTCGAAAACTCGACCGTCGATCATCCATTGGTAAGACTGAATCATCAATCCGATGAGCCTGCGGATTACTTCCTGATCGAGGAAATTCGGAAGTACGTTCGGGTGAAGCCGAACAGACTAGGGAAACAGAACTTCATGGGAGCAAATGGTACGTTCACGAGCATCGGCCACGCTTGTTTCGCAATGAAGGAGGAGCTGGAAGAGTACATGGATTACGACGTGGGCGAAATCTGCAACGACGATTGGAAGCTAGCTCAGAAACTAATGGTTCACGGCTGCGATCCGTTACCGAGGAGGCGGTGCCTCGCGAGAGCCCCGCGGCTATACACTCAGCCTTTCCCCATCAACGAGTCCATCTGGAAACTGCCCGACGATCGCAACGTCCGATGGAGTGGATATCGGTGCAAGAACTTCACTTGTTTAGCAAACAACGGAACCCGCAAAGGATTCTTCAAATGTGCAGATTGCTTCAATCTCACACACCATGAAATGCCGAGATGGATTCAACCCACGGATTTAGACCCCGAAACAAACATAACCGCAGACTTTTTAATACCCGAAGTGCTTAAAATCAAGCCTGGGGAGGTCAGAATCGGATTGGATTTCAGTGTAGGTACCGGGACATTTGCAGCAAGGATGAGGGAGTTCAACGTGACGATAGTTTCAGCCACCATCAACCTCGGGGCACCGTTCAACGAGATGATAGCTCTTCGAGGATTAGTTCCTCTTTATTTGTCAATAAACCAGCGGCTACCCTTCTTCGACAACACCCTGGATCTGATACACACGACGAGGTTTCTGGATGGGTGGATTGATTTTGTACTTTTGGACTTTGTGTTGTTTGATTGGGACAGGGTTTTGAGACCGGGGGGATTGCTGTGGATCGACAGTTTCTTCTGTTTAAAAGAAGATTTGGAAGATTACATGGAGGCATTCAAGGTGCTGAGGTATAGAAAACACAAATGGGTCGTTGTTCCAAAGCGAGATAAAGATGATGATAGAGAGGTGTTTTTCTCAGCTGTGTTAGAGAAGCCGCCAAGGCCATTCTGA
- the LOC107900921 gene encoding RING-H2 finger protein ATL68 — MSTPSPNYLTNLGLGYSIAIALGFLVLLSTILLASYICCRSSSSSSSSPRAFSPNATVASASDGINLPRIIFVAEDDDNENAAVGLDQAVINSYPKFQFSKDRSAAVDSSNVNTTCSICLCEYKDSEMLRMMPECRHYFHVPCLDAWLKLNGSCPVCRNSPLPTPLSTPLSEVVPLSQYAADRRSRR, encoded by the coding sequence ATGTCCACCCCTTCCCCTAACTATCTCACTAACTTAGGCCTCGGCTATTCCATCGCCATAGCCCTCGGTTTCCTCGTTCTCCTCTCCACCATCCTCCTAGCTTCCTACATTTGTTGCCGCTcttcctcctcttcttcttcttcccctcGCGCTTTCTCTCCCAACGCCACCGTTGCCTCCGCCTCCGATGGAATCAACCTTCCCAGGATTATCTTCGTTGCTGAAGATGACGACAACGAAAACGCCGCCGTGGGGCTTGACCAAGCCGTTATAAATTCTTACCCAAAGTTTCAGTTCAGTAAAGATCGATCGGCTGCGGTGGATTCCAGTAATGTTAACACGACGTGTTCGATCTGTTTGTGCGAGTATAAAGATTCGGAGATGTTGAGGATGATGCCTGAGTGTAGGCACTATTTCCATGTTCCTTGTCTTGATGCTTGGTTGAAACTAAATGGGTCTTGTCCCGTTTGTCGGAACTCGCCACTACCGACTCCGCTTTCTACACCTTTGTCGGAAGTCGTTCCTTTGTCTCAATACGCTGCGGATCGAAGGAGTCGAAGGTGA